The Micromonospora krabiensis genome window below encodes:
- a CDS encoding sensor histidine kinase — MNVRGLRRWWVRLGQLAGLAVIGLLGLFDLRFGNFEGMSTAAVLLTLARIGLAAATVVVWLPLYRQGSRRLPVLALVVGGASLSVTLVLAAAHTQGSYLVGGSWGLAESAGLLAVVFVVVRRGEPRSATAAALVAGLAVAGLPLRAGTENAYVIFALIQALGAAGAAGAGLYLRTMATGRERAVALVRAEQRAEFARDLHDFIAHHVTGIVVQAQGARFVAEQDPQRVITALEQIERAGAETMSSMRRMVGILRNPEAAPDAPLAPLAGVADLAPLLEGFNGVARVPARLHVDGTLEGLPIEVSTSAYRVVMEGLTNARQHASDARAVDVFVRRTPQWLLVRVADDGSSSRAAPGRGHGFGLIGLTERIRALGGTITAGPGVTGGWVLDATLPLDRAVAR; from the coding sequence ATGAACGTGCGGGGACTTCGACGATGGTGGGTCCGCCTGGGCCAGCTCGCCGGCCTGGCAGTGATCGGCCTGCTGGGCCTCTTCGACCTGCGGTTCGGCAACTTCGAGGGGATGAGCACCGCGGCCGTCCTGCTCACCCTGGCCCGGATCGGACTGGCGGCGGCGACCGTGGTGGTCTGGCTGCCCCTCTACCGCCAGGGCTCCCGACGGTTGCCCGTACTGGCGCTCGTCGTCGGCGGTGCCTCACTCAGTGTCACGCTGGTGCTGGCTGCCGCGCACACCCAGGGCTCGTACCTGGTGGGCGGGAGCTGGGGGCTGGCCGAGTCCGCCGGGCTGCTGGCGGTGGTCTTCGTCGTGGTCCGTCGGGGAGAGCCCCGGTCGGCCACGGCGGCGGCGCTGGTCGCCGGGCTGGCCGTCGCCGGGCTGCCGCTGCGCGCCGGCACCGAGAACGCGTACGTGATCTTCGCGTTGATCCAGGCCCTCGGCGCGGCCGGCGCGGCCGGCGCCGGCCTCTACCTGCGGACGATGGCCACCGGCCGGGAGCGAGCGGTGGCCCTGGTCCGGGCCGAGCAGCGCGCCGAGTTCGCCCGGGACCTGCACGACTTCATCGCCCACCACGTCACCGGCATCGTGGTGCAGGCGCAGGGCGCCCGGTTCGTGGCCGAGCAGGACCCGCAGCGGGTGATCACGGCGCTGGAGCAGATCGAGCGGGCCGGCGCCGAGACGATGTCCTCCATGCGGCGGATGGTCGGGATCCTGCGCAACCCGGAGGCCGCGCCGGACGCCCCGCTGGCCCCGCTGGCCGGCGTGGCCGACCTGGCGCCGCTGCTGGAGGGGTTCAACGGCGTGGCGCGGGTGCCGGCCCGGCTGCACGTCGACGGCACCCTGGAGGGGTTGCCGATCGAGGTCTCCACCTCGGCGTACCGGGTGGTGATGGAGGGGCTGACGAACGCCCGCCAGCACGCCTCCGACGCGCGGGCGGTGGACGTGTTCGTCCGGCGTACCCCGCAGTGGCTGCTGGTCCGCGTCGCCGACGACGGGTCGTCGTCGCGTGCCGCGCCCGGCCGCGGCCACGGTTTCGGCCTGATCGGCCTCACCGAGCGGATCCGTGCCCTCGGCGGCACGATCACCGCCGGGCCCGGCGTGACCGGCGGCTGGGTCCTGGACGCGACGCTGCCGCTGGACCGGGCGGTGGCCCGATGA
- a CDS encoding response regulator: MIRVLVADDQAMVRTGFGMIIGAQPDMEVVGEAADGVAAVELARRLRPDVALLDIRMPRLDGLEALRLLAGPGVVDPVRVVVVTTFDLDEYVHTALRNGACGFLLKDSGPALLVEAVRAAVSGDALISPSVTVRLLEHLSPPTAARDEAGLSPRELDVVRLAARGLTNAEIAAQLFIAVGTVKTHLASVQTKLGARNRVEIAAWAWEHRLVG; this comes from the coding sequence ATGATCCGGGTGCTGGTCGCCGACGACCAGGCGATGGTGCGGACCGGCTTCGGCATGATCATCGGGGCGCAGCCGGACATGGAGGTCGTCGGTGAGGCCGCCGACGGTGTGGCCGCGGTGGAGCTGGCCCGGCGGCTACGCCCGGACGTGGCCCTGCTGGACATCCGGATGCCCCGCCTCGACGGGTTGGAGGCGCTGCGGCTGCTCGCCGGGCCGGGCGTCGTCGACCCGGTGCGGGTGGTCGTGGTCACCACCTTCGACCTCGACGAGTACGTGCACACCGCGCTGCGCAACGGCGCCTGTGGTTTCCTGCTGAAGGACTCCGGCCCGGCGCTGCTGGTCGAGGCGGTGCGCGCGGCGGTCTCCGGCGACGCGCTGATCAGCCCTTCGGTGACCGTACGGCTGCTGGAGCACCTCAGTCCGCCCACCGCCGCGCGCGACGAGGCCGGTCTGTCCCCGCGCGAGCTGGACGTCGTCCGGCTGGCCGCCCGAGGGCTCACCAACGCCGAGATCGCCGCCCAGCTGTTCATCGCCGTGGGCACGGTGAAGACCCACCTGGCGAGCGTGCAGACGAAGCTCGGGGCGCGCAACCGGGTCGAGATCGCGGCCTGGGCGTGGGAGCACCGCCTGGTCGGGTGA
- a CDS encoding ABC transporter ATP-binding protein yields the protein MSTHAPAPPDVSRAAVAAVDLVKVYGSGDTAVRALDGVTVGFDRARFTAIMGPSGSGKSTLMHCLAGLDTATSGRVLLGGAELTGRSDRTLTRVRRERVGFVFQSFNLLPQLTAAQNITLPLDLAGRTPDRDLLAHLVGVLGLADRLGHRPSELSGGQQQRVALARALVSRPEVVFADEPTGNLDSHSGAEVLSFLRDSVRDLGQTIVMVTHDPVAAAYADRAVLLADGRIAGDIDGPDRGSVTEALHALAARA from the coding sequence ATGAGCACGCACGCCCCCGCCCCGCCGGACGTGAGCCGGGCCGCCGTCGCCGCGGTCGACCTGGTCAAGGTCTACGGCAGCGGCGACACGGCCGTACGGGCCCTGGACGGGGTGACGGTCGGCTTCGACCGGGCCCGGTTCACCGCGATCATGGGGCCGTCCGGGTCGGGCAAGTCGACCCTGATGCACTGCCTCGCCGGGTTGGACACCGCCACCTCCGGGCGGGTGCTGCTCGGCGGCGCGGAGCTGACCGGACGCTCGGACCGGACGCTGACGCGGGTCCGCCGGGAGCGCGTCGGGTTCGTCTTCCAGTCCTTCAACCTGCTGCCGCAGCTGACCGCCGCGCAGAACATCACCCTCCCCCTCGACCTGGCGGGCCGGACCCCCGACCGGGACCTGCTCGCCCACCTGGTGGGTGTGCTGGGGCTCGCCGACCGGCTGGGCCACCGCCCGAGCGAGCTGTCCGGCGGCCAGCAGCAGCGCGTCGCGCTGGCCCGCGCGCTGGTGTCCCGCCCCGAGGTGGTGTTCGCCGACGAGCCGACCGGCAACCTCGACTCGCACTCCGGCGCCGAGGTGCTGTCCTTCCTGCGCGACTCGGTGCGCGACCTCGGCCAGACGATCGTCATGGTCACCCACGACCCGGTCGCCGCCGCGTACGCCGACCGGGCGGTGCTGCTCGCCGACGGCCGGATCGCCGGGGACATCGACGGTCCGGACCGGGGTTCGGTCACCGAGGCGCTGCACGCCCTGGCGGCCCGGGCATGA